A DNA window from Hordeum vulgare subsp. vulgare chromosome 1H, MorexV3_pseudomolecules_assembly, whole genome shotgun sequence contains the following coding sequences:
- the LOC123429591 gene encoding RNA-binding protein 39-like isoform X2, whose amino-acid sequence MSVPMAIALTGQPLLGQAVMVKPSEAEKNLAQSNATSGGAASGGARKLYVGNLHSNITEDQLRQVFEPFGQVELVQLPVDPLTGLCKGFGFIQFARLEDAKAAQSLNGQLDIAGRVIKVSAVTDQGGVQLGTTTGDLDDDEGGGLALNASSRALLMRKLDRSGTATSLTGGIGAPGLNSSVGLPAASVLGAPLTAASLLVQPVGAVPGAPLPIISQSADIGTPTEFLLLKNMFDPSVETDPDFDLDIRDDVQEECSKFGVVKHIFVDKHTAGFVYLHFDSATAAASAQRSLHGRWFAGKMITATFMTAHQYEMKFPDRAGME is encoded by the exons ATGTCTGTTCCAATGGCAATTGCTCTAACCGGTCAGCCGCTCCTAGGGCAAGCAGTCATGGTTAAGCCATCAGAGGCCGAAAAGAACTTAGCTCAGTCAAATGCGACATCTGGTGGAGCAGCTTCAGGTGGAGCAAGAAAGCTGTATGTTGGCAACCTTCATTCCAATATCACCGAGGACCAGTTGAGACAG GTCTTTGAACCATTTGGGCAAGTGGAGCTTGTCCAGCTGCCGGTAGATCCACTCACTGGGCTGTGCAAAGGTTTTGGTTTCATTCAG TTTGCACGGCTTGAAGATGCAAAAGCTGCTCAGAGTTTAAATGGCCAACTTGATATTGCTGGGAGAGTAATAAAG GTCTCGGCTGTTACTGATCAGGGCGGTGTGCAACTTGGCACAACTACTGGAGATTTAGATGATGACGAAGGTGGAGGCTTG GCATTAAATGCAAGCTCTAGAGCCCTTCTGATGCGGAAATTGGACCGCAGTGGCACTGCAACCAG CTTAACTGGTGGCATTGGTGCTCCTGGATTGAACTCATCTGTTGGATTGCCCGCTGCATCAGTGCTTGGAGCTCCTCTGACAGCTGCTTCTCTTCTTGTACAGCCTGTTGGAGCAGTTCCAGGGGCACCTCTTCCTATCATCTCTCAATCTGCTGATATTGGTACACCTACTGAATTCCTATTACTGAAGAACATGTTTGACCCATCAGTGGAG ACGGATCCTGATTTTGATTTGGATATTAGAGATGATGTGCAAGAGGAATGTTCGAAATTTGGTGTAGTGAAACATATTTTTGTTGACAA GCATACTGCTGGCTTTGTGTACCTGCATTTTGATagcgcaacagcagcagcaagtgcgCAACGATCACTTCACGGCCGATGGTTCGCTGGAAAGATGATTACGGCAACCTTTATG ACAGCACACCAGTATGAAATGAAGTTCCCAGACCGCGCAGGTATGGAATGA
- the LOC123429591 gene encoding RNA-binding protein 39-like isoform X1, with product MDFDEYDYLEKAVEPSVPSTNGGGEKDRSSRRRSSTAGGGGRDQEERGSKRPRSGEDRERHRSGREHRDREDGKEKADREKVREKDEGRDREKVREKDGGRSREKVREKDESRDPEKVREKEESRDREKVREKDGSRDREKVREKEREGRDRLMERENGRERRSRSRSERRRGEEEEMVRELQRERERSDRHRDYRDRDFRRKKDDGTEPEVDPERDQRTVFAFQLSLKADERDVYEFFSRAGKVRDVRLIMDRNSRRSKGVGYIEFYDVMSVPMAIALTGQPLLGQAVMVKPSEAEKNLAQSNATSGGAASGGARKLYVGNLHSNITEDQLRQVFEPFGQVELVQLPVDPLTGLCKGFGFIQFARLEDAKAAQSLNGQLDIAGRVIKVSAVTDQGGVQLGTTTGDLDDDEGGGLALNASSRALLMRKLDRSGTATSLTGGIGAPGLNSSVGLPAASVLGAPLTAASLLVQPVGAVPGAPLPIISQSADIGTPTEFLLLKNMFDPSVETDPDFDLDIRDDVQEECSKFGVVKHIFVDKHTAGFVYLHFDSATAAASAQRSLHGRWFAGKMITATFMTAHQYEMKFPDRAGME from the exons ATGGACTTTGACGAGTACGACTACTTGGAGAAGGCAGTCGAGCCGTCAGTCCCCTCAACCAACGGTGGGGGTGAGAAGGACCGCAGCTCGCGCCGCCGCTCCTCCACCGCCGGCGGCGGCGGTCGCGACCAAGAGGAGCGCGGATCGAAGCGTCCTCGCTCGGGAGAAGACCGCGAGCGGCACCGCAGCGGCCGTGAGCACCGCGACCGGGAAGACGGGAAGGAGAAGGCCGACCGCGAGAAGGTTAGGGAGAAGGACGAGGGCCGCGACCGCGAGAAGGTTAGGGAGAAGGACGGGGGCCGCAGCCGAGAGAAGGTTAGGGAGAAGGATGAGAGCCGCGACCCTGAGAAGGTTAGGGAGAAGGAAGAGAGCCGGGACCGAGAGAAGGTCAGGGAGAAGGATGGCAGCCGCGACCGTGAGAAGGTTAGGGAAAAGGAGCGGGAGGGTAGGGACAGGCTTATGGAGAGGGAAAATGGGAGGGAGCGGAGGAGCCGTAGCCGCTCAGAGCGGCgccgtggggaggaggaggagatggtgaGGGAGCTCCAGCGGGAGCGTGAACGCAGCGACCGCCACCGTGACTACAGAGACCGTGATTTCAG gCGTAAGAAAGATGATGGTACAGAACCAGAAGTTGACCCAGAAAGAGATCAAAGGACTGTATTTGCCTTCCAG CTATCGTTGAAGGCAGATGAAAGGGACGTCTATGAGTTCTTCTCAAGAGCAGGGAAG GTTCGTGATGTCCGCCTTATCATGGACCGAAACTCGCGGCGTTCCAAAGGAGTTGG GTACATCGAGTTCTATGATGTCATGTCTGTTCCAATGGCAATTGCTCTAACCGGTCAGCCGCTCCTAGGGCAAGCAGTCATGGTTAAGCCATCAGAGGCCGAAAAGAACTTAGCTCAGTCAAATGCGACATCTGGTGGAGCAGCTTCAGGTGGAGCAAGAAAGCTGTATGTTGGCAACCTTCATTCCAATATCACCGAGGACCAGTTGAGACAG GTCTTTGAACCATTTGGGCAAGTGGAGCTTGTCCAGCTGCCGGTAGATCCACTCACTGGGCTGTGCAAAGGTTTTGGTTTCATTCAG TTTGCACGGCTTGAAGATGCAAAAGCTGCTCAGAGTTTAAATGGCCAACTTGATATTGCTGGGAGAGTAATAAAG GTCTCGGCTGTTACTGATCAGGGCGGTGTGCAACTTGGCACAACTACTGGAGATTTAGATGATGACGAAGGTGGAGGCTTG GCATTAAATGCAAGCTCTAGAGCCCTTCTGATGCGGAAATTGGACCGCAGTGGCACTGCAACCAG CTTAACTGGTGGCATTGGTGCTCCTGGATTGAACTCATCTGTTGGATTGCCCGCTGCATCAGTGCTTGGAGCTCCTCTGACAGCTGCTTCTCTTCTTGTACAGCCTGTTGGAGCAGTTCCAGGGGCACCTCTTCCTATCATCTCTCAATCTGCTGATATTGGTACACCTACTGAATTCCTATTACTGAAGAACATGTTTGACCCATCAGTGGAG ACGGATCCTGATTTTGATTTGGATATTAGAGATGATGTGCAAGAGGAATGTTCGAAATTTGGTGTAGTGAAACATATTTTTGTTGACAA GCATACTGCTGGCTTTGTGTACCTGCATTTTGATagcgcaacagcagcagcaagtgcgCAACGATCACTTCACGGCCGATGGTTCGCTGGAAAGATGATTACGGCAACCTTTATG ACAGCACACCAGTATGAAATGAAGTTCCCAGACCGCGCAGGTATGGAATGA